From the genome of Anopheles moucheti chromosome 3, idAnoMoucSN_F20_07, whole genome shotgun sequence, one region includes:
- the LOC128300639 gene encoding importin-13 encodes MDEVQTIEAAVLSFYRGGSEQQKETHKWLQQVQNSPQAWSFCWELMQLNKSSEIQFFGAITLNSKLRSDWVEVPKEAHHELKQKLLETIVLFGNGPKIVLNRLCISLGLFIVHMLRHPTVIEEVTNMFLHEQLGNLSKVTQIEILMAVLEGIPEEVKTIRTQIPRPVVWEELNRNAEFVMQTVVTYLNEKLSHNAVEAHDMNGLINAAKCTGTWVTHGNVHLNDREAMIQTLLKAVHYCYWKEPKDDGCLMPEENELAETALKSLANIISSYATQSTKYSFTIINYMKLFLDVLVPILDAEYKENNDNENLALIIYALFISTLECFSSAIFAGIATDSEEVSKVYTRTVDMLIKCTDKPGTYPVDESCSTYAMEFWYMLQEEVLSMDNGERKKRCLEAIKPVYAHVVKVLVRKSQLPTESSLHKWNDDDLEAFRCYRQDIGDTLLSCHDVLNDLMLDVLSEALDESIMYLSYDPQSTENWTLLEATIHAFCSIAQKIEYTEHQQIVKLLKILNEIPYEKYNDKLFGMALETVGAYSEWIGDNPKYLPSAITLLVKGLNSTKASQATLGLKDLTSECQKEVIPYALPLLDACRTALQEGHLKNAEMIRLMYTVGNILSVISYDNIILYLDAMVSPCFEELQIHVQNNDRTEPTKARVVLRLEMISKLFSSLNIRKPTEGDMDKGLGPDAQKLPFPGTPLPGAPVQPILLILEKTMGLLKDLCTIWIHDETVIDTLCKALQQALTNLMDDIKPLLTEMCCLVLSILNTNCVVSAADIAGNFILMFYKDQDSRQLMVQLFTAIMDYNFNQMQQNLGKLSRIADLIETFYAFNTRISKKIPICYSEVQVDCMKLVDFATKCMMLPETGPMKKSVAFITMFVKESTNHPVMMNVVLAQGENIVRSSFLCIGGTALRTQVEIFADIFLALNFRYPTEFIQWMKLLELPNFPTAFVSANDKEQFMRKVIKERVNKRLVQDHVRKFAALCRNIVEYENK; translated from the exons ATGGATGAAGTGCAAACTATAGAGGCGGCCGTCCTATCCTTCTATCGGGGTGGGTCCGAGCAGCAGAAGGAAACACACAAATGGCTACAACAGGTGCAGAACAGTCCACAGGCCTGGTCTTTCTGTTGGGAGCTGATGCAGCTAAACAAATCGTCCGAGATTCAGTTTTTCGGAGCAATCACATTGAATTCAAAGCTGCGCAGCGATTGGGTGGAAGTGCCGAAAGAAGCACACCACGAACTGAAACAGAAGTTGCTAGAAACGATCGTACTCTTCGGAAACGGCCCTAAGATCGTCCTGAACAGGCTGTGCATCTCG CTTGGTCTCTTTATCGTGCATATGCTACGCCATCCAACGGTAATAGAGGAGGTGACCAATATGTTTCTGCACGAGCAGTTGGGCAACCTCTCGAAAGTAACCCAGATCGAGATTCTGATGGCGGTCTTGGAGGGCATCCCGGAGGAGGTGAAAACCATACGCACACAGATCCCTCGGCCGGTTGTTTGGGAGGAGCTGAACCGGAATGCGGAATTCGTCATGCAAACCGTGGTGACGTACCTGAACGAGAAGCTTAGCCACAATGCGGTCGAAGCGCACGATATGAATGGGTTGATAAATGCGGCCAAATGTACCGGCACCTGGGTCACGCACGGAAACGTTCATTTGAACGATCGGGAAGCGATGATACAAACACTGCTGAAAGCCGTCCACTACTGCTACTGGAAGGAGCCGAAGGATGACGGTTGTCTGATGCCGGAAGAGAACGAACTAGCGGAAACGGCACTTAAATCATTAGCG AACATTATCTCTTCGTATGCGACCCAAAGTACGAAATATTCCTTCACCATTATCAACTACATGAAGTTGTTTCTAGACGTGCTCGTACCCATCCTGGATGCGGAGTATAAAGAGAACAATGACAACGAAAATCTTGCCCTTATAATCTATGCCCTGTTCATCTCCACCCTCGAGTGCTTTTCGTCGGCAATCTTCGCTGGCATCGCAACGGACTCGGAAGAAGTGTCCAAGGTGTACACACGGACGGTCGATATGTTGATCAAATGTACGGACAAACCGGGCACCTATCCAGTGGATGAATCGTGCAGTACGTACGCGATGGAGTTTTGGTACATGCTGCAGGAGGAGGTCCTTTCGATGGATAACGGCGAACGCAAGAAACGTTGCCTGGAAGCCATCAAACCAGTATACGCACACGTGGTGAAGGTGTTGGTACGAAAGTCCCAACTGCCCACAGAATCTTCTCTGCACAAGTGGAACGATGATGATCTGGAAGCGTTCCGATGCTATCGGCAAGATATCGGTGACACGCTTCTCTCCTGTCATGACGTCCTAAACGATCTAATGCTGGATGTGCTGTCGGAAGCGCTAGATGAATCGATCATGTACCTCAGCTATGATCCACAGTCCACGGAAAACTGGACGCTACTCGAAGCGACCATACATGCGTTTTGCTCGATTGCACAAAAGATCGAGTACACCGAACATCAGCAGATTGTGAAGCTGCTCAAGATACTGAACGAAATCCCGTACGAAAAGTACAACGACAAGCTGTTTGGGATGGCGCTCGAGACGGTCGGTGCGTACAGCGAGTGGATTGGGGACAATCCCAAATATCTCCCGTCCGCCATCACGCTCCTGGTGAAGGGACTGAACTCCACCAAAGCTTCCCAGGCAACACTCGGATTGAAGGATCTCACATCTGAATGCCAAAAGGAGGTAATCCCGTATGCACTACCATTGCTGGACGCTTGCCGTACGGCTCTACAGGAAGGTCACCTGAAGAATGCGGAAATGATCCGATTGATGTACACCGTCGGAAACATACTGAGCGTGATCTCGTACGATAACATTATCCTCTACCTGGACGCGATGGTTTCGCCCTGCTTCGAGGAGCTGCAGATACACGTACAAAACAACGATCGAACTGAACCGACCAAGGCACGGGTTGTGCTACGGCTCGAAATGATCTCGAAGCTGTTCTCCTCCCTGAATATCCGGAAGCCGACGGAGGGCGACATGGATAAGGGTTTGGGCCCGGATGCACAAAAGTTACCTTTTCCCGGCACACCGTTACCGGGTGCGCCCGTACAGCCAATCTTGCTGATACTGGAGAAAACGATGGGACTGCTGAAGGATCTATGTACGATCTGGATACACGACGAGACGGTTATAGATACGCTATGCAAAGCGTTGCAGCAAGCGCTAACGAATCTGATGGATGACATTAAACCGCTGCTTACGGAGATGTGCTGTCTGGTGCTGTCGATCCTGAACACTAACTGTGTCGTATCGGCGGCAGATATTGCGGGAAAC TTCATTCTGATGTTTTACAAGGATCAAGACTCTAGACAACTCATGGTACAACTGTTTACTGCCATCATGGACTACAACTTTAACCAGATGCAG CAAAATTTGGGAAAACTGTCCCGGATAGCGGATTTGATTGAAACATTCTACGCGTTTAATACGAGAATATCGAAAAAGATCCCTATATGCTACAGCGAGGTACAGGTTGACTGTATGAAGCTAGTCGATTTCG CCACCAAATGCATGATGTTACCCGAGACTGGACCGATGAAGAAAAGTGTGGCGTTTATCACGATGTTCGTGAAGGAATCGACTAATCATCCAGTGATGATGAATGTCGTACTGGCGCAGGGTGAAAATATCGTCCGATCTAGCTTTCTGTGTATCG GCGGTACGGCCCTTCGCACACAGGTGGAAATATTTGCCGACATCTTTCTCGCACTTAACTTCCGCTATCCGACAGAGTTTATCCAGTGGATGAAGCTGCTGGAGCTACCAAACTTTCCGACCGCCTTCGTTAGCGCTAACGATAAGGAGCAATTTATGCGAAAAGTTATCAA GGAACGTGTCAACAAGCGGCTCGTTCAAGATCATGTGCGAAAATTCGCCGCACTCTGCAGGAACATTGTTGAGTATGAGAACAAATAA
- the LOC128304096 gene encoding dynein assembly factor with WDR repeat domains 1: protein MRLIKIYLRYYPPGIALNYQKKGIEGTKMIDLFDLTPSCDLQVLTKQIASTEPLITQEVFPQVTEILEKLQKKLKEPVKTKFYLFKTLQTHILPLTNVCFDKSGKKCITGSYDRTCRIWNVESGDEEKVLKGHENVVFSVAYNYPRCDRILTGSFDKTAKIWNPVSGNCINTLWGHTAEIVGAEFNPHQCELVATCSMDNTARVFHSETGQEIHLFADHSAEVISARFNKEGTLLLTASFDETATVWDMRAKEHAIVIRGHEAELSNAVWNFQCNRIATSSLDRTAKIWDLRRLDDAQATATHKDEVLDVAFNCTGTRLATGSADCTAKVWDVTGNFELVTIMAGHSDEVSKVTFSPPGGLLLTASADKTARIWNSGTGTCTQTLSGHDGEVFSCSFNYSGDAIITASKDNTCKIWR from the exons ATGAGATTAATAAAGATTTACCTTCGTTACTATCCGCCAG GAATTGCTCTGAACTACCAGAAGAAAGGTATCGAAGGAACGAAAATGATAGATTTGTTCGATCTTACTCCAAG CTGTGATCTCCAAGTGCTAACGAAGCAAATTGCATCCACCGAACCACTTATTACGCAAGAAGTGTTCCCCCAGGTTACGGAAATATTGGAAAAGCTCCAAAAGAAGCTTAAGGAGCCGGTGAAGACAAAGTTTTATCTATTCAAAACGCTACAAACTCACATTCTGCCACTTACGAATGTGTGTTTCGACAAGTCCGGAAAGAA ATGTATTACCGGTTCTTACGATCGTACCTGCCGCATATGGAACGTGGAGAGCGGTGACGAAGAAAAGGTTCTTAAAGGGCACGAAAATGTTGTCTTTTCCGTAGCGTACAACTATCCCAGATG TGACCGGATACTGACGGGATCGTTTGACAAAACTGCCAAGATATGGAATCCCGTCTCGGGCAACTGTATCAACACGCTTTGGGGACATACGGCCGAAATTGTTGGTGCCGAGTTTAATCCACATCAGTGCGAGTTGGTCGCGACGTGCAGTATGGACAATACGGCCCGTGTGTTCCACTCCGAAACAGGCCAGGAGATACACCTGTTTGCGGATCACTCGGCCGAAGTTATATCCGCACGGTTCAACAAGGAAGGAACACTGCTGCTAACGGCCTCGTTCGACGAAACTGCCACCGTGTGGGATATGCGAGCGAAGGA GCACGCGATCGTCATTCGAGGTCATGAGGCGGAACTGAGTAACGCTGTCTGGAACTTCCAGTGCAATCGAATTGCGACCAGTTCCCTGGATCGGACGGCCAAGATCTGGGATCTTCGACGTCTGGACGATGCGCAGGCAACGGCCACCCACAAGGACGAGGTACTTGATGTTGCTTTCAACTGTACCGGCACCCGGTTGGCCACGGGTAGCGCGGATTGTACCGCCAAAGTGTGGGACGTTACCGGTAACTTCGAGCTGGTCACCATTATGGCGGGCCATTCGGATGAGGTGTCCAAGGTAACGTTCAGCCCACCGGGAGGGTTGTTGCTGACCGCATCGGCAGACAAGACGGCCCGCATCTGGAACTCGGGCACCGGCACCTGCACGCAAACGCTGTCCGGGCACGATGGGGAGGTGTTTTCCTGCTCGTTCAACTACTCCGGCGACGCCATCATTACCGCATCGAAGGACAACACGTGTAAGATATGGAGATGA
- the LOC128304378 gene encoding glycosyltransferase-like domain-containing protein 1-like: protein MAQILILEAFYGGSHKQLIDVLVKNFTEDEYDLLTIPAKKWHWCARMSALYFAEHIPAIHQYRTIFCSSVLNLSELIGMRTDLASCRKIVYFHENQLCYPVRDSKQRDVQYGINQITSCLCADRVLFNSRYNMTSFLESVQSFLNVVPNMSFKGVRDRIAPKCEVLYFPVEFGNLSARSIKGESVGKIDFLHNSKPLHIIWPHRWEHDKNPEQLVKALLALQEKGVNFHISILGEKFETIPNCFEAIQDQLRGKVIHFGPLARAEYLRTLAEGDVVLSTALHEFYGVAMLEAVYSGCVPLAPNRLVYPELYPSDKLFNTTAQLVKQLFNWCRNRMLFEKHRDAFFSRINLDVYSAEQLIPQFLAIVRNVS from the exons ATGGCACAAATTTTAATCCTGGAAGCATTCTACGGTGGATCCCACAAGCAACTAATAGATGTTTTAGTCAAGA ACTTTACTGAAGACGAGTACGATCTGCTTACGATCCCAGCGAAAAAATGGCACTGGTGTGCAAGGATGAGTGCGCTATACTTTGCAGAACACATACCCGCCATCCATCAGTATCGAACAATCTTTTGCAGTTCGGTGTTGAATCTATCGGAACTTATAGGCATGCGAACGGATTTGGCTAGCTGCCGAAAGATAGTTTACTTTCACGAAAACCAACTGTGCTATCCGGTTAGGGATAGTAAGCAGCGCGATGTACAGTATGGAATCAATCAGATAACAAGCTGTCTGTGTGCGGATAGAGTGCTATTTAACTCACGATACAACATGACCTCTTTTTTGGAGAGTGTGCAATCGTTTTTGAATGTCGTACCAAACATGAGCTTTAAGGGAGTGCGCGACCGAATTGCTCCTAAATGTGAAGTGTTGTATTTTCCTGTTGAGTTTGGCAACCTTTCAGCGAGGTCCATTAAGGGGGAGAGTGTAGGAAA AATTGATTTCTTGCATAACAGCAAACCTCTACACATAATTTGGCCCCATCGATGGGAGCACGACAAAAACCCTGAGCAGCTTGTAAAGGCACTGCTGGCACTCCAGGAGAAAGGGGTAAACTTTCATATTTCGATACTTGGTGAAAAGTTTGAAACAATCCCAAACTGTTTCGAGGCTATCCAAGATCAGCTACGCGGGAAGGTGATACATTTTGGACCACTGGCTAGAGCGGAATATCTTCGCACCTTGGCGGAAGGTGATGTGGTACTCTCCACTGCCCTTCACGAGTTCTACGGAGTAGCAAT GCTCGAAGCAGTATACAGTGGCTGTGTTCCACTTGCTCCGAATCGCTTAGTTTATCCCGAACTATATCCAAGCGATAAACTTTTCAACACGACGGCACAATTGGTAAAGCAGCTGTTTAATTGGTGTCGTAATCGTATGCTGTTCGAAAAGCATCGAGATGCCTTTTTCAGTAGAATAAATTTGGATGTTTATTCGGCTGAGCAGTTAATTCCGCAATTTCTCGCTATAGTAAGGAATGTTAGCTGA
- the LOC128301055 gene encoding 40S ribosomal protein S15Aa, with protein MVRISVLADALKCINNAEKRGKRQVLIRPNSKVVIKFLTVMMKHGYIGEFEIVDDHRSGKVVVNLTGRLNKAGIISPRFDTKVNDLERWTNNLLPSRQFGYVVLTTSGGIMDHEEARRKHLGGKILGYFF; from the coding sequence ATGGTCCGTATCAGCGTGCTAGCCGATGCGCTGAAGTGCATCAACAATGCGGAAAAGCGTGGCAAGCGCCAGGTCCTGATTCGCCCGAACTCGAAGGTGGTAATCAAGTTCCTGACCGTGATGATGAAGCACGGCTACATCGGCGAGTTCGAAATCGTCGATGATCACCGCAGCGGAAAGGTCGTCGTGAATCTGACCGGCCGCCTGAACAAGGCTGGCATCATCTCGCCCCGGTTTGATACGAAGGTTAACGATCTGGAACGCTGGACCAACAATCTGCTGCCGTCGCGTCAGTTTGGCTACGTCGTGCTCACTACCAGCGGTGGAATCATGGACCACGAAGAGGCTAGGCGGAAACATTTGGGAGGAAAGATCCTTGGATATTTCTTCTAA
- the LOC128300640 gene encoding RNA-binding protein with serine-rich domain 1-A: MARSKNRSDSEESEKADKKQRGREKERKKRSSSSSDSSGSSSGSSSSRSSSGSRSSSSSSSSSSSSSSSSSSSEADRSRTKRKTNTRSRSRSKSPVEPAQNWDKQSAAAAKEPSAKGTIVRSKSKERSDRRSSEPRDNDKENKQSRAASVDKSNKDSRSRRSRSGSSKRKRRERSVTPRPVRIHIGRLTRNVNRDHIMEIFSSYGEISKLDFPMDRFQPFGRGFCYVEYVDPDGAENAMKNMDGGQIDGQEITASPVLVPKTRPPPRRPSPIMRNNRPMPRWRASPMRYRRRPSIRRSPRRRRSRSPVRRRRQSNSSDSSR, encoded by the exons AT GGCGCGTTCGAAAAATCGTTCCGATTCAGAGGAATCGGAAAAGGCCGACAAGAAGCAGCGCGGTCGGGAGAAGGAACGCAAAAAGCGCAGCTCTAGTAGCAGCGACAGTAGCGGAAG CTCGTCCGGCAGTAGTTCGTCTCGCAGCAGCTCCGGATCACGTTCGAGCTCTTCCAGCAGCAGCTCGTCCTCTTCCAgttcatcgtcatcatccagCAGCGAGGCCGATCGTTCACGCACTAAGCGCAAAACTAACACCCGTTCACGGTCACGCAGCAAGAGCCCGGTGGAACCGGCCCAGAACTGGGACAAACAGTCGGCCGCAGCTGCCAAGGAGCCGTCGGCAAAGGGTACCATTGTGCGATCAAAGTCGAAGGAAAGGTCTGATCGACGCAGCTCGGAACCGCGCGATAATGACAAAGAAAACAAGCAGAGTCGTGCGGCTTCGGTGGACAAATCCAACAAAGATTCGCGCAGCCGTCGTTCACGGTCCGGTTCATCAAAGAGGAAGCGGCGCGAACGTTCCGTAACACCGCGCCCGGTACGCATTCACATCGGGCGGTTAACGCGCAACGTTAACCGGGACCACATCATGGAGATATTTAGCTCGTACGGTGAGATAAGTAAGCTCGACTTTCCGATGGATCGGTTCCAACCGTTCGGCCGCGGCTTTTGCTACGTGGAGTATGTCGATCCGGATGGTGCGGAAAATGCGATGAAAAACATGGACGGTGGACAGATCGATGGACAGGAAATAACGGCTTCACCGGTGTTGGTACCGAAGACGCGCCCACCACCCAGACGTCCGTCCCCGATTATGCGCAACAATCGGCCGATGCCACGCTGGAGAGCGTCACCGATGCGTTACCGGCGTCGTCCGTCGATCCGGCGTAGCCCCCGACGCAGACGTTCGCGCAGCCCTGTTCGAAGACGCCGCCAGAGCAACAGCTCGGACAGTTCGCGCTAG